The sequence below is a genomic window from Synechococcus sp. PCC 7335.
AGATGTTTTGGTATACGCCAATTCGCTAGTACCGACGCAAATTTTACAAACCGTTCGTGCGGATACTGAGAAGGTTGCTACTGCGAAGATGACACTTGAAGCGATTGTGCCGTTGATGATCGAACGAGTCCGCTCGGGAAAGTCTGTAGTTAGACTTCACTCGGGCGATCCTAGCCTCTATAGTGCTATTCACGAGCAGATGCTCAGGCTGAGCGAAGCGGATATTCCATTCGAGGTCGTTCCTGGTATCAGTGCGTTTCAAGCAGCGGCGGCTAAGCTACAGGTTGAGCTAACGATTCCAGCTCAGGTACAGAGTATTATCTTGACTAGAACTAGCGGACGAACGCAAGTTCCTGATACAGAAGAGTTAGCGGGCCTAGCAGCTCACCGGGCTAGTCTGTGTTTGTATTTGAGTGCTCGGCATGTCTTGGCGGCTCAAACTCAGCTGATGGCTCATTATCCGGCTGATACACCTGTAGCAATTTGCTTTCGAGTGGGATGGCCTGATGAGCAAATCAAGGTAGTTCCGCTCTATCAGATGGCTGCGGCTAGTCAGGCGGATGAATTGGTGCGAACAACGCTGTATATCATCTCCCCAGCACTTGCACATCGAGCGGTGATTAAGCAGTCAGCCCTCCAGTCAGTCCCTGCAGAAGAGAGAGCAGAGCTCAAAAGAGAAGCAGAAGTGCGATCGCGTCTCTACAATCCTACCCACGACCATCTGTTCAGGCCGAGTCCTCAAACGTCTACTAGAGCATCCAATCAAACTGCTTCAGAGGGTGATCAGCGAATCAATCAAGAACAGGAGAAAGCCAAACGATGAATTATCTAGTGTCTGTCTGGAGCGATCGCCTCCAAGCCGAGACGGCCTACACAGCGCTTGAGTCTGCCAACATCACGATGGACAGAGTAGATCTGCTCGGCAAGGGCTTCAAATCCGCTGATGACTACGGACTCATCGATCCTAAGGACGAAGCCTGGAAGCAAATTAAGCGCATGGCTACGTGGATAATCCCTTTTGGCTTTGTGGGCGGCTTCGCATTTAACGCAATTACGGGTCTTGATACCTTCCCCTGGGCAGGTACCTTAGGTAATCGACTTATCGGTGGTATATTAGGCGCGATCGCCGGTGGTATGGGTAGCTTCTTTATCGGTGGAGGGACTGGTATCGGCATTGGCAGCGGTGATGCCGTTTCCTATCGCAATCGACTCGATGCCGGTAAGTATCTTGTTGTCGTCAAGGGCTCAGAGGGACTAATCGCTAAAGCTAGTCAAATAATGCGTCCCTTACGGCCTGAAAATATTCAAGGCTATTCAGCGCCTGGGGAGTAGTGTCTTTGGTAGACTATGTTCCTAGCAAATCGCGCTTTAAAGCGTAGTCGCCTATGCCCCTCCATCAGTCCATAAGCGTTAGTTCGTAAGTAATATATCGAGTATTATAGGAGTGAGACTCATAGTCGTTATGAGTTTCACTTTCTTTGTTTTTAGCCTATCTATAGGTCTTGTAAGGTTTTCTATGAGCGTGTCAGTCCCTACAAATTCGTCCACAGCGGTTTCTAACAATCCATTGCTGATTGGTAAAGGCTTACCTCCCTTCAACGATATTCAGCCTCAACATGTGGTTCCAGGGGTTGAGCAGCTGCTGAGTTCACTTCGATCCGAATTTGCTGCTATTGAGACAGAGATTAGTGCAAACTTAGGCCAATCTAATCCAACTGCTCCAACTTGGGAAACCCTAGTCGAGCCGCTGAATGCTATTACTGAAAAACTCAGCTGGACCTGGGGAATTATTAGTCATTTGATGGGTGTGAAAAATAGCTCTGAACTGCGCACAGCTTATGAAAGTGTTCAACCAGCGCTTGTGCAGTTCTCTAACCAACTAAGTCAGAGTCGGCCTATCTACGACGCTCTTAAGCAGCTTCAAGAAAGTGAAGCTGGTAAGTCATTAGAGCCGGCTCAACAGCGCATTATTGAATCTGCCCTACGCGACGCAGAACTTTCGGGCGTTGGCCTCTCAGGAGAGCGAAAAGAAAGATTTAACCAGATTCAGCAGTCGCTAGCAGAGCTTTCCACCCAGTTCTCTAATCACGTCTTAGATGCCACCAAAGCCTTTAGTCTGACGCTGAGCCAGGCAGAAGACATTGCCGGACTACCGGATAGCCTATTAAGCCTAGCTGCGCAGGCGGCTAGGGAGGCCGGCGAAAAAGATGCGATCGCTCAGACTGGTCCATGGCGGATCACGTTGGATATGCCGAGCTACATTCCTTTCTTGCGGCATAGTCAGCGACGCGACTATAGAGAGCAGCTCTACCGAGCCTTTGTCACTAGGGCCTCGACAGGAGAATTAGACAATGCTCCGCTGATTGAGCAAATTCTGGACCTGCGCCAGCAGCAAGCAGAACTACTAGGGTTTAGCAACTATGCGGAACTGAGCTTAGCTCGTAAAATGGCCCCTTCAGTTTCAGCAGTAGAAGCGCTGATGGAAGAGCTTAGAACGGCTAGTTACGAAGCTGCCCAGAAAGAGCTAGCGGAGATCAAGGCATTTGCTCAGGCACACGCAGCCGAGTTCACAGAGCTTAAACAGTGGGATGTGCCTTTCTGGATGGAGCGAATGAGAGAAGAACAGTTTGATCTAAGCGATGAGGCGCTGCGTCCCTATTTTTCGCTGCCTAATGTTCTAAAGGGACTCTTCGGCTTAGCTGAGCGTCTGTTCAATATTACAATCTCAGCCGATGACGGCAGCGCTCCTGTCTGGCATCAGGACGTTCGCTATTTTCAAGTGGCTGATAGCACTACCCAGGAAACAATTGCCCATTTCTATTTAGATCCGTATAGTCGGCCGGCCGAAAAGCGCGGCGGTGCTTGGATGGACGAATGCATTGTCAGGGCAAAAGTAATCGAGCAAAATCAATCCCACATTCGACTGCCGGTTGCCTATCTAGTGTGCAACCAATCTCCACCGGTAGACGGTAAACCTAGCCTGATGACTTTCCGTGAAGTCGAGACGCTCTTTCACGAGTTTGGCCATGGGCTGCAGCATATGCTCACGAATGTGGACTACGCTGGGGCAGCTGGAATCAACAATGTGGAGTGGGACGCGGTAGAACTACCTAGCCAGTTTATGGAGAACTGGT
It includes:
- the cobM gene encoding precorrin-4 C(11)-methyltransferase → MDFLTHSTRPVPAVYIVGAGPGDPELLTVKAQKLIARADVLVYANSLVPTQILQTVRADTEKVATAKMTLEAIVPLMIERVRSGKSVVRLHSGDPSLYSAIHEQMLRLSEADIPFEVVPGISAFQAAAAKLQVELTIPAQVQSIILTRTSGRTQVPDTEELAGLAAHRASLCLYLSARHVLAAQTQLMAHYPADTPVAICFRVGWPDEQIKVVPLYQMAAASQADELVRTTLYIISPALAHRAVIKQSALQSVPAEERAELKREAEVRSRLYNPTHDHLFRPSPQTSTRASNQTASEGDQRINQEQEKAKR